Proteins encoded within one genomic window of Glandiceps talaboti chromosome 3, keGlaTala1.1, whole genome shotgun sequence:
- the LOC144432771 gene encoding uncharacterized protein LOC144432771, whose translation MLNLQDVGDYSEDEVQSLTTSPEPKNELIFRLTDNMPEAVRMVLLERGWTEFEDDEHEEHEWNLWWKTSRFRTSDYDHIAPWQRVNHFPKATAITKKDCLARNMRRLQGVYGANIYNFSPKAFNLPNDYTKFVAEYTKMKQVECSDNFWICKPADLSRGRGIFIFRDLKDLQYDSPAVIQQYINNPLLISGYKFDLRIYVIVLCFHPLSIYIYKEGLVRFSTEKFDLTTLDNRFSHLTNTSINKLSPSYTTDKERVGPGCKWTLTNLRNYFHQQNIDDSLLWQRISNIVTLTTLPQAQSVPKSPNCFELFGYDILIDDNMKPWLLEVNFSPALGLDTQIDVNVKKPMLNDIIDMLDFKDSDAERGGQSYRPNVLRQVYSRSSCSSHPSIRKSSTHSSPHKKVSVSSLNRLPSINRSSMAQQPVKEDKQSHNTKTGESNSDPQGMEDTQKDDKQSEERRHPHKTQIKSAIQRMAASRRSSGSSGMKGQRAMRSTGCFVSGRNKFHSDSKVSINSDSGASIKSSTTTSSLSLPDIEKSRQQVEHRQEMIRSRGEQHVATSSSLSSSQNIPSSYSNSNKESMPQPKKSTSASSVVDGAVPHPPNRPQLRSRYQRMSTSTQATIARKTIAYQANPLSGKTKPENQSGSAQTGAKKKPNQRYKPVSTSHYNTHSTSRKPPIPKVGDFILTFPTNEAMRRACWPALDMRTVIREIQKQLRQSVIAVQNEKRNASRAVTISGREYSTMKEKRNEDIIRWEPMHPKANKMVSC comes from the coding sequence ATGTTAAACCTGCAGGATGTTGGCGATTACTCTGAAGATGAAGTCCAGTCTCTAACAACATCTCCTGAACCTAAGAATGAACTCATCTTCCGATTAACTGATAATATGCCTGAGGCAGTGCGAATGGTACTGTTGGAGAGAGGGTGGACGGAATTCGAGGACGATGAGCATGAAGAACATGAATGGAATCTTTGGTGGAAAACATCACGCTTTCGAACATCTGATTATGATCATATAGCGCCATGGCAACGCGTGAATCATTTCCCCAAGGCCACTGCAATTACAAAGAAAGATTGCCTGGCACGTAATATGAGGCGTTTGCAGGGTGTATATGGTGCCAATATTTACAACTTCAGTCCCAAGGCTTTCAACCTACCAAATGATTACACCAAGTTTGTTGCTGAGTACACAAAGATGAAACAAGTGGAATGTAGTGATAACTTTTGGATTTGTAAACCTGCTGATCTATCACGTGGTCGTGGAATCTTCATCTTTCGCGATTTGAAGGATTTACAGTATGACAGTCCAGCAGTTATACAACAGTACATAAATAATCCACTACTCATCTCGGGGTACAAATTTGATCTACGCATCTATGTCATCGTCCTATGCTTTCATCCACTTTCTATATACATTTACAAGGAAGGTTTGGTACGATTTAGTACTGAAAAATTTGACTTGACTACACTTGATAATCGGTTCTCCCATTTGACTAACACCAGCATCAATAAGCTGAGTCCATCATATACAACTGATAAGGAGAGGGTTGGTCCAGGCTGCAAATGGACTCTGACAAACCTACGTAACTACTTCcaccaacaaaacattgatgatAGTCTCCTATGGCAACGTATCAGTAATATTGTCACTCTAACCACACTTCCACAAGCTCAGTCTGTGCCAAAAAGCCCCAATTGCTTTGAATTATTTGGTTATGACATCCTTATTGATGATAACATGAAGCCATGGTTGTTAGAGGTCAACTTCAGTCCAGCTCTAGGTCTTGATACCCAAATTGATGTCAATGTAAAGAAACCCATGCTGAATGACATTATTGACATGCTGGATTTCAAAGACTCTGATGCTGAAAGAGGAGGGCAAAGTTATCGACCGAATGTACTACGTCAGGTTTATAGTCGCAGCAGTTGCAGTAGTCATCCTAGTATACGGAAATCCAGTACACACAGCAGCCCCCACAAGAAGGTGTCTGTCAGCTCTTTGAATAGACTGCCAAGTATTAACCGAAGTAGCATGGCGCAGCAACCTGTAAAGGAAGACAAACAGTCACACAACACTAAGACAGGTGAGAGTAATAGTGATCCTCAAGGAATGGAGGATACACAGAAAGATGACAAGCAAAGTGAAGAAAGAAGGCATCCacataaaacacaaataaaatcaGCCATTCAGAGAATGGCTGCATCAAGGAGGTCTTCGGGAAGTAGTGGTATGAAGGGTCAAAGAGCCATGAGAAGCACAGGGTGTTTTGTATCTGGTAGAAATAAGTTCCATAGTGATTCTAAAGTGTCAATAAATTCTGATAGTGGTGCTAGCATCAAAAGTAGTACAACTACAAGCTCATTGTCACTGCCAGATATAGAAAAATCACGCCAACAAGTAGAACACCGACAAGAGATGATACGGTCTCGTGGAGAGCAACATGTAGCTACAAGTTCATCACTGTCTTCCTCCCAAAACATCCCGTCATCGTATAGCAACTCAAATAAAGAGAGTATGCCACAACCAAAAAAGAGTACATCAGCATCATCTGTAGTTGATGGCGCTGTACCACATCCTCCAAACAGACCACAACTACGAAGTAGATATCAGCGTATGTCAACGTCAACTCAAGCAACTATCGCTCGAAAAACGATAGCCTATCAAGCGAACCCATTATCAGGGAAAACAAAACCAGAAAACCAATCGGGTTCTGCTCAAACTGGTGCCAAAAAGAAACCAAATCAAAGGTATAAACCCGTGTCAACATCACATTACAATACCCACAGCACTAGCAGGAAACCACCCATCCCAAAAGTTGGTGATTTCATCCTGACGTTTCCAACAAATGAGGCCATGCGTAGAGCATGCTGGCCTGCACTGGATATGAGGACAGTCATACGTGAAATCCAAAAACAGCTAAGACAGAGTGTCATAGCTGTGCAGaatgaaaaaagaaatgcaTCCAGGGCTGTTACCATCTCTGGCAGAGAGTACAGCACCATGAAAGAAAAACGCAATGAAGATATCATACGATGGGAGCCTATGCACccaaaagcaaacaaaatggtttcaTGTTAG